CAGCGCCATATTGGATTTGGCCCAGGTTTTCAGGGCCAACGTGGTGGATGTGGCCGACGACGCCCTAACCCTGGAGGTGGTTGGCGATCCCGGCAAATTGGTGGCCCTAGAACAGGTGATGAAGGCCTACGGCATCCTCGAAATCGCCCGCACGGGCCGTATTTCCCTGGAGCGCGCCTCAGGGGTCAACACCGCATACCTGAAGACAACCAGCTCCGAAAAGCGGGTGCCGGCCTAGCCGATCGGCGATTACCTAGGGCTTGCCCTGGACCAGGGTGCCCCCGGAAATGACAGTGGCCTTGGTGATTTTGTCGCCCTGCTGGATCTTGTCGACCACATCCATACCCTTACTTACCCGGCCAAAAACCGCATAGCGACCATCCAGCTCAGGCAAGGCCTGCAGAGCCACATAAAACTGGGAACTGGCTGAATTGGGATCGGCTGAGCGGGCCATGGCCACTGCGCCACGCTGGTGGGCCAGCACCAATTGGCGGGTGATGCCGGGGGTCGTGACGGGTACGCCATAGCGGGGCTCGGGCTCCCCCTGGCGCCGAATCTCCAGGGGGATCAGGCGGGATTCCCCAGAGCTGGGATCCACATAGCTACCTGTGCCGTATTGGTTGACGGGCACCTTCGGATCCGCACTGGCGGGGTCACCGCCCTGCACCACAAAGGGCACCGGCTCGCGCACCACCCGGTGGAAGACCGTGCCGTCGTAGACCCCGCGCTTGACCAGGTCGACAAAATTGCCTGCGGTCAGGGGGGCTGCATCCCCATCGAGCTGGATCTCCACCTCCCCCTTAGCCGTTTGGATCTTCACAGTGGCCAGCCCCTTCAGGCAAGGAGCACCGGTGGCACTACAGCCCAACAATTGGGTTGATTGATCGGCGGCGCAGGCGCCGAGGGCAAAGGGGCTAAGACAAAGTAGGCCGCCCAAAAACAGGCCATAAAACCAGCGGCCCATCAGACGCCCTCCAGGGGAACACCCAGGAAACGGGCCAGCTGGGCTCCCGAGAGCTCCAGGTCGGCGAGGGGCATTGGTTCGCCAACCTGGGTCAGGGGCATGTCCCGGCGACCCTGCACCCGCAAAGCAATGCGCCGCCTTGGGCTCAGCCCATCACGCACATCCACCTTCACGGCCTGGATGTCGCGCAGCGGAATTTGCACATCAATTTTTTGACGAAAACCCTGCCTACTAATGGTGGCGCTGCCGGAAGCGCGGTCGAAACGGTTTGAGCCAGCGCCCACATCTATGGCTATGACAACCCAGAGGTAGGTGGAAAGCAGAATTGCGGCCAGGCCGTAAAGACCCATCACCAAACCCTGGGGCACTAGGGCCAATTCAGCGGGGTGGCCAATCGGCAGCAGATCCACCCCAAAAAAGCTTGAGGCACTGGTCAGGGCAAAGCCCACGCCACCGGTCGTAACAACCGAAGCCACCAAGACATTGGAGAGCCGCCTGGAGCCCAAAACCGATTGCTCCAACAGGTCTGCCGCCTGGGTGGGCGCGGCTGGAGTGGCCATGGGAAATAGGGCTACAACACCTAGCCATCCTGGCGTGGGGCCCGACCAGGGGGGCGGAAATCAGAAGAAATACCTAAAAATCAATCCAGGGCTGGGGTTTCAGCCCGTGTCAACTGGGCCCGCAGAACCCGCCGCCGTTGTTACCATCTCGCGGTATCCATCAGTCCCGCGGGTTTTCCGCACAGTTTCACCACCATGACGATCGCTGTAGGGCGCCAGCCAGCAGCACGGGGATGGTTCGACATCCTTGATGACTGGCTTAAGCGCGACCGCTTCGTATTTGTGGGCTGGTCTGGCCTGCTTCTTTTCCCAACTGCCTACTTGGCATTGGGTGGATGGCTAACCGGCACCACCTTTGTTACCTCCTGGTACACCCACGGCATTGCCTCCAGCTACCTGGAGGGTTGCAACTTCCTCACCGCTGCGGTGAGCACCCCGGCTGATGCCATGGGTCACAGCCTTCTGCTCCTATGGGGTCCTGAGGCCCAAGGCGACTTCGTGCGCTGGTGCCAACTGGGTGGCCTCTGGCCCTTCGTGGCCCTGCACGGTGCCTTCTCCCTGATCGGCTTCATGCTGCGTCAGTTTGAGATTGCCCGCCTAGTCGGCATTCGCCCCTACAACGCCATCGCCTTCTCAGGCCCGATTGCGGTGTTCGTCAGTGTTTTCCTGATGTACCCCCTGGGTCAAAGCAGCTGGTTCTTTGCCCCATCCTTTGGTGTGGCAGCAATCTTCCGCTTCCTGCTCTTCCTGCAGGGCTTCCACAACTGGACGCTGAACCCCTTCCACATGATGGGAGTGGCCGGCATCCTCGGCGGTGCCCTGCTGTGCGCCATCCACGGTGCAACGGTGGAGAACACCCTGTTTGAGGACAGCGACCAGGCCAACACCTTCAAGGCGTTTGAGCCGACCCAGGAAGAGGAGACCTATTCGATGGTCACCGCCAACCGCTTCTGGAGCCAGATCTTTGGTATCGCCTTCTCCAACAAGCGCTGGCTGCACTTCTTCATGCTGTTTGTGCCTGTGATGGGTCTTTGGACCAGCAGCATCGGCATCATTGGCCTGGCCCTCAACCTGCGCGCCTACGACTTCGTGTCGCAGGAAATCCGCGCCGCTGAGGACCCTGAGTTCGAAACCTTCTACACCAAGAACATCTTGCTGAATGAAGGTCTGCGTGCCTGGATGGCACCGGCTGACCAGCCGCATGAAAACTTCGTCTTCCCTGAAGAGGTTCTGCCCCGTGGAAACGCCCTTTAATTCCTCCATGGTGGTCGGGGGCAAAGACCTCGACTCCACCGGTTATGCCTGGTGGGCGGGCAATGCCCGCCTGATCAACCTCTCCGGCCGTTTGCTGGGAGCCCACGTGGCCCACGCCGGCCTGATGGTCTTCTGGGCCGGCGCCATGATGCTGTTCGAGGTGAGTCACTTCACCTTCGACAAGCCCATGTACGAGCAGGGTCTGATCCTGTTCCCCCACGTGGCCACCCTGGGCTACGGCGTGGGACCTGGCGGTGAGGTCACCGACCTCTATCCCTTCTTCGTGGTGGGTGTGCTCCACCTGATCAGCTCAGCTGTGCTGGGAATCGGTGGTCTGTACCACGCCCTGCGCGGTCCGGAAATCCTGGAGAACTACTCCTCGTTCTTCGCCCAGGATTGGCGCGACAAGAACCAGATGACCAACATCATTGGCTACCACCTGATCCTGCTGGGTGTGGGTGCGCTGCTACTGGTGTTCAAGGCGATGTTCTTTGGCGGCGTCTACGACACCTGGGCCCCAGGTGGTGGCGACGTTCGGATCATCACCAACCCGACCCTTAGCCCCGGCGTGATCTTCGGCTATCTGACCCGAGCCCCATTTGGTGGCGAAGGCTGGATCATCGGGGTCAACTCGATGGAAGACATCATCGGCGGCCACATCTGGATCGGCCTGATCTGCATCTTTGGTGGCATTTGGCACGCGATCACCAAGCCTTTCGGTTGGGTGCGTCGTGCCTTCATCTGGAACGGTGAGGCCTACCTGAGCTACAGCCTCGGCGCCCTGAGCTTCATGAGCTTCATCGCCTCGTCCTACATCTGGTTCAACAACACCGCCTATCCCTCGGAGTTCTACGGCCCCACCAACGCCGAGTCCTCCCAGGCCCAGAGCTTCACCTTCCTGGTGCGTGACCAACGCCTGGGCGCCAACATCGGTTCGGCCATGGGCCCCACCGGTCTTGGTAAATACCTGATGCGCTCCCCCACCGGCGAGATCATCTTTGGTGGTGAAACCATGCGTTTCTGGGATTTCCGTGGTCCCTGGCTGGAGCCGCTGCGCGGCCCCAATGGCCTGAGCCTCGACAAGCTCCAGAACGACATTCAGCCCTGGCAAGTGCGCCGCGCGGCTGAATACATGACCCACGCCCCCAACGCCTCCCTCAACTCCGTGGGCGGCATCATCACCGAGCCCAACTCGGTGAACTTCGTGAACATCCGCCAATGGCTGGCGTCCACGCAGTTTGTGCTCGCCTTCTTCTTCCTGGTGGGTCACCTCTGGCATGCAGGCCGCGCCCGCGCTGCTGCTGCCGGTTTTGAGAAGGGTATCGACCGTCAGGCCGAGCCCACCCTGGCCATGCCAGATCTCGACTGATCAAGCTCAGCTGATCCGGTTAAACAGATCAGTCAGCCTGATTCGCCTTAGCCCCCGCCCCCCAGGCGGGGGCTTTTTGCTGGGAAGGAAAGTGTTAACCCCTGCTAAGGCGCCAACCACCGCCTCAGCAGGGGCAGGCTCAGGCCAATCACATTGGAATAGCAGCCCTCAATTCGCTCCACCAGGCTTCCGCCCCGGCCCTCCAGGGCAAAGCCACCGGCGCACTGCAAAGGCTCACCAGTGGCCACATAGGCATGGATCTCAGCTTCGCCCACCGAGGCAAACTGCACCCGGGTGGTGACCGTTGTGAGGCGTTCGCCTTGCCCTTCATCAGCATTTACAGGGGCTGGCAGGAGGCAATGGCCCGTGTGCAGCTCCGCCCAGGCCCCGGCCATCCGCCGCCAGCGCGCAATCGCCTCTTCTGCATTGGCCGGCTTACCAAACACTTCTCCCTCAAACACCAAGAGAGAATCGCAGCCCAAAACGGCCTGGCCACCAACGACGTGGCCATCTCGATCGGCGCCGTGGGCCAACAACGAAACCGCCCGGGCCTTGGCCTGGGCCAAGCGCTGCACCAGGGCAATGGGGTCTGAATCAACGATCGAATCCTCATCAACACCACTCACCTGCACCCGGTGGGGGATGGCGGCCTGCTCCAGCAGGCGACGGCGGGCAGGGGAAGCTGAAGCAAGAACCAACATCGGCGCAGGGGATTAGGGAGAATCACTCCATGCAACACCAGTCGGCCCCATCCGTTGGCGATCTGCTCCACGATCAAAGGGCCATCGATCGGGCCTCCCTGGCCCTGCGCTGCCTCCCCTACCTGCGGGCCTTCTATGGGCTTGTGGCTGGCACAGCCCTTGGCAGCGCTGAACTCAACCAGCGACCTGATGCCCGCAAACTTTGCCCCCGCCCATTGGCTGCCGATCGGATGGAGGCGGATTGGATCTGGCTGATCCAACTTGGGGTGCTACGCCGTGAAGTGGATGGCCAGGGCCTCACCCACAGGGTGCGCCTCACCCCAATGGGCCGCCGAGTGTTGCAGGGCTGGCAAGGGGAGATTCCCCGGGCTGGCCTACTTAAATCGCTGCGCAACGCTTTTAGGAGACACAAACCACGCTGGTAGACGAACCCAGCCCCCTAATTGCGCTGTAGCATTTTTGTACAACTTGTACGTATTGTCCACGGTGGAAATCACGTTGAGGAAAACTGGCGGATCCGTTACCGCCACAATTCCAGGCGAAATGGCACGTCGTTTCCATCTCGCCCCGGGCGACCGGATCCAGGCCATTGAAACTGAGCAAGGCATACTCCTGACCCCCTTCGATCCAACTGTGCAGGAAGCTCTCGCCCTAGCTTCCGACGCAGCCCGCCAGTATCAAAACGCCCTCAGAGAGCTCGCCCATTGAACCTGCTATCGGAACCCCGCTGGGTTCCTGCTATCGCCGTGACAGCGATGCACCATCAGCAGATTCTTGAGCATGGTGGTCTTCAGGGCATCCGATCCCAGTCCACATTGGAAGCAGCTCTGGCCAGGCCGCAACAGCGCTGGAGCTACGGCGAGCTGCAGTCAATTCCAGCTATTGCAGCAGCCTATGCAGAGGCCATCGTTCGTGCCCACCCATTTTCAGATGGCAACAAGCGCACGGGATTGCTTGTTGCCTTGGTCTTCCTTGGCCTGAACGGCTGTGCTTTCAATGCGTCCAACGAGAGCGTCGTGTCGACGATCCGGCGGCTCGCGGCAGGAGATTTGGCAGGGCCGGATTTGGAGGCCTGGTTCAACAGCCACTGCGGCAGCAGAGAATGACCATGGCACGACCCACTCCCCTCATGGTGCTTGGCACCTCCAGCGGTGCCGGCAAGTCGTTGATGACGGCCGCCCTCTGCAGGGTGTTGCGACGTCGCGGCGAAACGCCCCTGCCCTTCAAGGGGCAAAACATGAGCAACAACGCCTGGGTGGACCAGGCCGGCGGCGAGATGGCCTATTCCCAGGCGCTGCAGTCGTGGGCGGCGGGCCTGGAGCCCCAGTGCCCCATGAATCCGGTGCTGCTTAAACCCCAGGGTGACAGCACCAGCGAGGTAATCCACCTGGGCAAGAGCGTGGGCAATGCCCGGGCTGAGCATTACTACCGGGATTGGTTTCGCCCCGGTTGGGCCGCCATCCGCACCGGGCTCGAGCAACTGCAGGCCGCCTATCCCGGCGGTCGGCTGGTGCTGGAGGGGGCCGGCAGCCCGGTGGAGGTGAACCTCCAATCCCGCGACCTGACAAACCTGCGGCTGGCCCAATACCTAAGGGCCCGTTGCATCCTGGTGGCCGACATCGAGCGGGGCGGGGTATTTGCCCAGCTGGTGGGCTCCCTGGCCCTGCTGCGGCCAGTGGAGCGGCCCCTCATTAGGGGCCTGTTGATCAATCGCTTCCGGGGCCGCCGCGAATTATTTGACGAAGGGCGCCGCTGGCTGGAAAAGGAAACCGGGATTCCGGTGCTTGGCGTAATGCCCTGGCTGGATGAGTTATTTCCGGCAGAAGACTCCCTCGACTTGCTGGAGCGCCGCGGCCGCAAGATTGGCGCTGAGCTTGAGATCGTGGTGCTCAAGCTGCCATCGCTCAGCAATTTTTCCGATCTGGATCCCCTGGAGGCCGAACCAAGCGTGCAACTGCGCTGGGTCGCCCCGGGGGAGGCGCTGGGCAGCCCCGATGCGGTGATTGTGCCCGGCAGCAAGCAGACCCTGCGGGACCTAAAAGCCCTGCAAGCTGCGGCCCTATGCAGCGAACTGCAGAGCTTTGCGTCAAAGGGCGGCCACGTCTTTGGTATCTGCGGCGGCATGCAAATCCTTGGCCTGGAGCTCAGTGACCCTGGCGGACTAGAAGGCGGCGAAGGGGGCGATAACAACCAGGGATTTGGCCAGGGATTTGGCCAAACAGAAGGTCTGGGCCTGCTGCCCCTGCGCACCGTTTTCGGCGGCCCCAAAGCCCTGCTACAGCGCAGTAGCCAGGCCCTTTGGCCAGCTGCGCTGAGCTTCAACAGCAACGGGAGCAACTGCGAAACCCTCCAAATTGAAGGCTTCGAACTTCACCGCGGCAGCACCCAGGCCCTAGCCCCCTGCCAGCCGCTCTGCGCCGACGCCGAGCTGGGCTGGGTGGCAAACAACGTGGCCGGCACCTACCTACACGGCGTATTTGAGAGCGGCCCCTGGCGAAGGCGCTGGCTCAACCATCTGCGACAGCGCAAAGGATTGGCGTCCCTAAATGAATGCCAACCCCACCACAGCCAACAAAGGGAGGCATTGCTTGATCGTCTGGCCGATGCCTTTGAGCAGCACGTAAATCTGGAGCCCCTTCTGAACAGGCAATGAGTGAGGTATTAATCCACTGGCCCCTAATGATTAATTGTCGCCCCGTAACGCCTGGTTGACAATTCCAGCCAGCGACGATCCATATTCTTGATAATCGACCCAACTTGATAACAAAGCAAGCAACGCCGAGCCAATCGGCTAAAATGCACAGAAGACGAAAAAGAAACCTCTTTGTGCTGCGCAATAATAGCCTCTTCTTGAGTTCGTAACTTATCCATTAGGCGCTCGAGATCGATTCTTATAAATTTAGGTTTCTGCTGTAACTGAATTGAATAAAGTTGAAGTGGATTAGCCTGAAGGCGCGCTATCCAGTCACCAAGTTGATCGATACATCCTGCCAGAAGTGCCGCTTCTTGACAGTGCAGAATCTCGATTTCAGCAGAAAACTCCTGGGATTCTCTCAAAGCTCTCAAGGCAGTAATACAGCCAGCAAGTGCCGCACAACAACGTTCCAACTCGTGCCAAAGGTGGGCTAGGGGCTGGCCATAGGGATTAACACCTAATTCAACAATCGCGGCAGGGCGACTTTTTTTCAACTCAACCAGAGCATGCATTAACTGCCGATGCATCTGTTTACGTTCGCTTGGCTGCAGCCAAATCTCCGTAGAACCCGTCATCAAAACCCTCGCCTGAAGCAACGCCTCACGCTGCATTGCCAACAAGGATTGAACATTGCGATGGTGATCTCTAATCGCCGTATTTGGCCAGAACAGATGCAGGCTGAGCAGCGCCAGCAGAACTCCTAGGGCAGTCCAGATGATCTTTAGCCGTAGCGAACTATCGATAGCAGCGGTGGACTGCATCGTCCAACCCATAATCACCACCAAGCCTGCAATTTTATAGCCAGCCTGCAGCCCCAGTAAACCGCCAATCAACCTGATTAGGCCAAGTGTCAGGCCCAGGCCAAACGGAAATGGCAGCAAGGCTAGGGCTGGCTGACAAATCAACAACACAATGGCTCCAAGCCCCGTGCAGACCACTCGCTGCAGCCCCAAGACGTAGGAACTTCCGTAGCTTCCAGCCATCACCGCAGCAATCGTTAGCGGCATGTAATAGCCATCTGGCACGGAACTGAGGCTGCCCAGCCCGGCCGCTAAGCCGATGGAGATAGCCAAACGCAGGTCTTCGCGCTGAATCAGCGACATGCGTTGCGGCAAAGGGTCATGCTGTGCAAGGCCTGCTGGACCCGCTGCCGCTCATCATCGATGGCCGCAGTAAGCAACGGCGAGCGCTTCCCCGATATAAACAGCGCTTGATGGCGTTCAAGTTCTAGGAAATGGTGAAGCAAAGTCTCCCAGAGCAGCAAACGTTGCCACCAGCGCTTGCGGCGTACTATTGCGGCCTGTTGGCTTCGCATCGCCAATTCAACAAGTCGGGCTAAACGCAGCAGCCCCTCGGTTAGATCAATCTCTGCCGATTTTAAAAGACTGCCTTCTGCATTAATCAGGTGTGCTGAAGTTGCCTGTTGAATCGGAGACATCAGATGGAATCCGCCAATCAATCTGATTTGATGATCTAGTGCTAGATCAAGCCGCTCCAACTCAACCAGACGATTGCGCGGCCAAAAGAGGAAAGAGACAGTCACAGCCACCACTATTCCGATGATTACATCTAGGCTGCGATTGAATACAAAATTCCAGCTGAAATCCGCCTGGCCGGGAATCATCAAAAACATCACTATTATTGTCATCGCAGTGGACAGACCGCCTTGCCAACCCATCAGGCGGAGCAAAGGAAGACAAAAAAGACAAGCGATCAAAACCGCCACCCAACCGGATACAATTGTATGCACAAGAAAGGTAATTAATGCTCCCAGAATCGTGCCAAAAATTCTTCCCTTAGCTGCCGGGATTGTGAGCTCATCATTGTCATCAACAACGATCAACGCCGCATATAGCGAATACCAGAGATAGGCCGTGCGATCACTCCACAGAGCAATTGCTGCTGTCCCGAACATGACTGCAGCCAGACGTAGACTCTGTCTCAACAAATCCGGCGTCAAGCGAACGACCTTATTCAAAACCCAACTGACAGGAGAACAAGAACTGTGGGAACTGGACATTTCCCTAGAGTTTGATGCCAAACCACTGATTAGGGAAGAGGAGATTCCAATTACAAAGGCCTGGTGACCCCGCACGTGAATCTGGAGCCCCTTCTGAACACGCCATGAGTGAGGTTTTGATCCACTGGCCCGATGGCAGCAGCTGCCTGGTAGCTGGCGGCACCGATTGGCTTGAGGCCGCAAGCAGGGCCGGTTACGACATTCCGACGGGGTGCTTGGGGGGCAGCTGCGGCGCCTGCGAAATCGATGTCAACGGTGAAACCGTGCGGGCCTGCATCGCCACTGTTCCTAGTGAAGCAATTAGTGAGATCAGGGTGGAGCTGGTCAGTGATCCCTTCTGGTAACTGCTATCACGCTGCCTTAACCAAGCTGCCTTAATCGCGCTGAATCAGGCCGCCACCCAGCAACACCTCACCGGCATAGAAAACTGCCGCCTGGCCAGGGGTGATCGAAAATTGTTCATCGCGAAACTGCAATTGACAGCGACTGGGTCGATCCGCCGCCGCATCAGCATCGGTGGCAGCTAAGGGGGTGAGCAGGGCCGGCTCAGGGGCACTGCGATAACGCACCTGCGCCTCCACCTGCATCGGCTCCAAGGGGGCCCCAATCGAAACCCAATTCACCGCACCAACAATGCATTCGGAGCGGGCAGCCTGGGCGCGGGGCGCCACCACCACCCGATTCAAGGCCGCATCTAGCCGCACCACATGCAAGGGTTCGCTCCAGGCCACCCCCAACCCCTTGCGTTGGCCGATGGTGAAGTGCTCGATGCCATCGTGGCTGCCCACCACAGTGCCATCGACAAGCACGATCTCCCCGGGTCGCTCGGGCAGGTAGGCATCCAAAAAGGCCTTCATTGAGCCGTGGTGATCAGCCAAGCAGAGGTCTTGGCTTTCCGGCTTTTGGGCCGTGCGCAAACCGTGGCGGGCAGCCTCCAGGCGCGTATCGGCCTTGGTGAGCTCCCCCAGGGGAAACACCAGCCGGCCCAAAACCTCCTGGGGCAGGTCGTAGAGGAAGTAGCTCTGGTCTTTTAGGCCGTCTAGGCCCCGCAAAAGCTGATGGCGGCCGTTGTCGCTTTGGCTGGCCTGGCGCACCCTGGCGTAGTGCCCGGTGGCAATTCGCTCCAGGTCGCGCTCCTGCTTGGCCCAGGCGAGCATCGGTCCAAATTTGACCTCCCGGTTGCAGCGGGAACAGGGCAGGGGGGTAAGGCCAGAGCCGTAGTCCGCAACAAGGAAATCGACGATCTGCTCCTGGAAGTGGGCGCGCAGATCCACCACGTGGTGGGGCACTTCCAACTGCTCACAGATGCCAGCCGCATCAACCAGGCCCTCAGCGCAGCAGGCCCCCTTGCCACTCATCAACCAAAGGGTGAGGCCTTCCACGTCCCAGCCCGCCTCCACCAACAGAGCTGCGGTGAGCGAACTATCTACCCCGCCGGAAAGGCCCACCGCCACCCGATGCTCCCCAGGCCAAGAACGCAACCGCTCCAGGGCCTCTGCCCCCGCAGGGGTGGCCGCAACGATCTTTGCCGCCTTAGGCGAAGCGGCCACTAGGGGGGTAGGGGTAGCG
This genomic interval from Cyanobium sp. WAJ14-Wanaka contains the following:
- a CDS encoding peptidylprolyl isomerase produces the protein MGRWFYGLFLGGLLCLSPFALGACAADQSTQLLGCSATGAPCLKGLATVKIQTAKGEVEIQLDGDAAPLTAGNFVDLVKRGVYDGTVFHRVVREPVPFVVQGGDPASADPKVPVNQYGTGSYVDPSSGESRLIPLEIRRQGEPEPRYGVPVTTPGITRQLVLAHQRGAVAMARSADPNSASSQFYVALQALPELDGRYAVFGRVSKGMDVVDKIQQGDKITKATVISGGTLVQGKP
- a CDS encoding photosystem I assembly protein Ycf4 is translated as MATPAAPTQAADLLEQSVLGSRRLSNVLVASVVTTGGVGFALTSASSFFGVDLLPIGHPAELALVPQGLVMGLYGLAAILLSTYLWVVIAIDVGAGSNRFDRASGSATISRQGFRQKIDVQIPLRDIQAVKVDVRDGLSPRRRIALRVQGRRDMPLTQVGEPMPLADLELSGAQLARFLGVPLEGV
- the psbD gene encoding photosystem II D2 protein (photosystem q(a) protein) — its product is MTIAVGRQPAARGWFDILDDWLKRDRFVFVGWSGLLLFPTAYLALGGWLTGTTFVTSWYTHGIASSYLEGCNFLTAAVSTPADAMGHSLLLLWGPEAQGDFVRWCQLGGLWPFVALHGAFSLIGFMLRQFEIARLVGIRPYNAIAFSGPIAVFVSVFLMYPLGQSSWFFAPSFGVAAIFRFLLFLQGFHNWTLNPFHMMGVAGILGGALLCAIHGATVENTLFEDSDQANTFKAFEPTQEEETYSMVTANRFWSQIFGIAFSNKRWLHFFMLFVPVMGLWTSSIGIIGLALNLRAYDFVSQEIRAAEDPEFETFYTKNILLNEGLRAWMAPADQPHENFVFPEEVLPRGNAL
- the psbC gene encoding photosystem II reaction center protein CP43 — encoded protein: MVVGGKDLDSTGYAWWAGNARLINLSGRLLGAHVAHAGLMVFWAGAMMLFEVSHFTFDKPMYEQGLILFPHVATLGYGVGPGGEVTDLYPFFVVGVLHLISSAVLGIGGLYHALRGPEILENYSSFFAQDWRDKNQMTNIIGYHLILLGVGALLLVFKAMFFGGVYDTWAPGGGDVRIITNPTLSPGVIFGYLTRAPFGGEGWIIGVNSMEDIIGGHIWIGLICIFGGIWHAITKPFGWVRRAFIWNGEAYLSYSLGALSFMSFIASSYIWFNNTAYPSEFYGPTNAESSQAQSFTFLVRDQRLGANIGSAMGPTGLGKYLMRSPTGEIIFGGETMRFWDFRGPWLEPLRGPNGLSLDKLQNDIQPWQVRRAAEYMTHAPNASLNSVGGIITEPNSVNFVNIRQWLASTQFVLAFFFLVGHLWHAGRARAAAAGFEKGIDRQAEPTLAMPDLD
- a CDS encoding nucleoside triphosphate pyrophosphatase, whose translation is MLVLASASPARRRLLEQAAIPHRVQVSGVDEDSIVDSDPIALVQRLAQAKARAVSLLAHGADRDGHVVGGQAVLGCDSLLVFEGEVFGKPANAEEAIARWRRMAGAWAELHTGHCLLPAPVNADEGQGERLTTVTTRVQFASVGEAEIHAYVATGEPLQCAGGFALEGRGGSLVERIEGCYSNVIGLSLPLLRRWLAP
- a CDS encoding Npun_F0494 family protein, whose amino-acid sequence is MQHQSAPSVGDLLHDQRAIDRASLALRCLPYLRAFYGLVAGTALGSAELNQRPDARKLCPRPLAADRMEADWIWLIQLGVLRREVDGQGLTHRVRLTPMGRRVLQGWQGEIPRAGLLKSLRNAFRRHKPRW
- a CDS encoding type II toxin-antitoxin system death-on-curing family toxin; translation: MHHQQILEHGGLQGIRSQSTLEAALARPQQRWSYGELQSIPAIAAAYAEAIVRAHPFSDGNKRTGLLVALVFLGLNGCAFNASNESVVSTIRRLAAGDLAGPDLEAWFNSHCGSRE
- a CDS encoding cobyric acid synthase, producing the protein MARPTPLMVLGTSSGAGKSLMTAALCRVLRRRGETPLPFKGQNMSNNAWVDQAGGEMAYSQALQSWAAGLEPQCPMNPVLLKPQGDSTSEVIHLGKSVGNARAEHYYRDWFRPGWAAIRTGLEQLQAAYPGGRLVLEGAGSPVEVNLQSRDLTNLRLAQYLRARCILVADIERGGVFAQLVGSLALLRPVERPLIRGLLINRFRGRRELFDEGRRWLEKETGIPVLGVMPWLDELFPAEDSLDLLERRGRKIGAELEIVVLKLPSLSNFSDLDPLEAEPSVQLRWVAPGEALGSPDAVIVPGSKQTLRDLKALQAAALCSELQSFASKGGHVFGICGGMQILGLELSDPGGLEGGEGGDNNQGFGQGFGQTEGLGLLPLRTVFGGPKALLQRSSQALWPAALSFNSNGSNCETLQIEGFELHRGSTQALAPCQPLCADAELGWVANNVAGTYLHGVFESGPWRRRWLNHLRQRKGLASLNECQPHHSQQREALLDRLADAFEQHVNLEPLLNRQ
- a CDS encoding FUSC family protein, coding for MSLIQREDLRLAISIGLAAGLGSLSSVPDGYYMPLTIAAVMAGSYGSSYVLGLQRVVCTGLGAIVLLICQPALALLPFPFGLGLTLGLIRLIGGLLGLQAGYKIAGLVVIMGWTMQSTAAIDSSLRLKIIWTALGVLLALLSLHLFWPNTAIRDHHRNVQSLLAMQREALLQARVLMTGSTEIWLQPSERKQMHRQLMHALVELKKSRPAAIVELGVNPYGQPLAHLWHELERCCAALAGCITALRALRESQEFSAEIEILHCQEAALLAGCIDQLGDWIARLQANPLQLYSIQLQQKPKFIRIDLERLMDKLRTQEEAIIAQHKEVSFSSSVHFSRLARRCLLCYQVGSIIKNMDRRWLELSTRRYGATINH
- a CDS encoding aromatic acid exporter family protein, which translates into the protein MNKVVRLTPDLLRQSLRLAAVMFGTAAIALWSDRTAYLWYSLYAALIVVDDNDELTIPAAKGRIFGTILGALITFLVHTIVSGWVAVLIACLFCLPLLRLMGWQGGLSTAMTIIVMFLMIPGQADFSWNFVFNRSLDVIIGIVVAVTVSFLFWPRNRLVELERLDLALDHQIRLIGGFHLMSPIQQATSAHLINAEGSLLKSAEIDLTEGLLRLARLVELAMRSQQAAIVRRKRWWQRLLLWETLLHHFLELERHQALFISGKRSPLLTAAIDDERQRVQQALHSMTLCRNACR
- a CDS encoding 2Fe-2S iron-sulfur cluster-binding protein; translation: MSEVLIHWPDGSSCLVAGGTDWLEAASRAGYDIPTGCLGGSCGACEIDVNGETVRACIATVPSEAISEIRVELVSDPFW
- the mnmA gene encoding tRNA 2-thiouridine(34) synthase MnmA; translation: MVAATPAGAEALERLRSWPGEHRVAVGLSGGVDSSLTAALLVEAGWDVEGLTLWLMSGKGACCAEGLVDAAGICEQLEVPHHVVDLRAHFQEQIVDFLVADYGSGLTPLPCSRCNREVKFGPMLAWAKQERDLERIATGHYARVRQASQSDNGRHQLLRGLDGLKDQSYFLYDLPQEVLGRLVFPLGELTKADTRLEAARHGLRTAQKPESQDLCLADHHGSMKAFLDAYLPERPGEIVLVDGTVVGSHDGIEHFTIGQRKGLGVAWSEPLHVVRLDAALNRVVVAPRAQAARSECIVGAVNWVSIGAPLEPMQVEAQVRYRSAPEPALLTPLAATDADAAADRPSRCQLQFRDEQFSITPGQAAVFYAGEVLLGGGLIQRD